The DNA sequence TCTCCTGACCAACAAGGGAACCTTCTTCGCGGCGAAGCGCGAGGATCAGCTCATCGCGCGCCGCATTGCGACCTTCAAGACGGTCCCCGATCTGGAGCGCCTGTCGATCGCCGAGCTGAACGAGCGGGCGCTTCCTCTCGTGCGGACCGCGGCCACCGCCGCGGCGGCGGCGCGGTAGCGATCGCGCGGCCCGCTTCGCGGACGGAGGCTTCATGATTCGCGCGTTCTTCACCGCCCTCTTCGTCCTGATGTTCGTGCGGTTCGCGGTCTGGGCCGCGCACGTGCTGACTCGCGGGCGCCGGGGTGAGGAGATTCCGTCCGGTCCGGGGACAGACAGGCGCTTCGAGGACGGAGCCGGTGGCACCCCGCGCCGCCGCGCGTCGCGGCGCGTCGCTCCGGGCGAAGTCGTGGACGTCCCCTTCACCGAGGTCCCTCCTCCCGAGCCGACCAAGAGGATGTGACGTGCCCGGCGGGACGATGACGTTCTCCGTATCGACCCGCTCCCGCACCGAGTTCGTGCCTCTCGCCGATCGAATCCGGCGGGAGGCTTCTTCGTTACTGGCCGGAAGCGGCGTGCTGCACGCGTACGTCCCGCACACGACCGCCGGCATCTGCGTGAACGAGGGATACGATCCGGACGTCGTGGAGGACGTGGGCCGCGTGCTCGACCGGCTGGTTCCATGGAAGGCGGACTACCGGCACGCCGAGGGGAACTCCGCGGCGCACGTGAAGTCGATCCTGGTCGGCTCGTCGGTGACGGTGCCGGTGCGGGATGGGAAGCTCCTGCTGGGCCGATGGCAGGAGATCTTCTTCTGCGAGTTCGACGGTCCGCGGGAGCGGACGCTCACCCTGTCGTTCCTGCCGGGGGCCGGGACGCCGTGACGGACGGCGATCAGCCCGAGCTCTTTCCGGATGCGGAGGGCGCGGGAGCGGGCTCGGGCCCGGCGCGGACGTCTTCGCGCGGACGCCGCGCCGCTCGCACGCCGCTCCCCGACCGGATCCGGCCCCGCACCCTCGAGGAGTTCGAGGGAAGCGCGGAGCTCCTCGGTCCTGGATCGCTGCTCGGGACCGCCGTCCGCGAGGGCGTCCTTCCTTCTCTCATCTTCTGGGGACCTCCCGGCTCCGGCAAGACGACCCTGGCGCGGTTGATCGCGCAGGCGAGCGGCGCCGATTTCGTCGCCTTCAGCGCGGTCACCTCGGGCGTCAAGGAAGTGCGCGAGGTGATCGAGCAGGCCCGCACCCGCCGCCGCGCCACCGGCGCCGCCACCCTCCTCTTCGTCGACGAGATCCACCGGTTCAACAAGGCGCAGCAGGACGCGTTCCTCCCGCACGTGGAGGACGGGACGATCGTCCTGGTGGGCGCGACGACCGAGAACCCCTCGTTCGAGGTCAACAACGCGCTCCTCTCCCGGATGAAGGTGATCGTGCTTCCGATGCTGGAGCCTTCGGCGCTGGCGCGGATCCTCCGTCGCGCGTTGGGGGATGCGGAGCGGGGCCTGGGCGGCTCCGGGGTCGGAGCGCCCGACGACGTGCTCGAGCGGATCGCCTCGATCTCGGGTGGAGACGCGCGGGTGGCGCTCCAGACGCTGGAGATCTCGGCAGGGCTCGCCGCGGCACGCGGGGCAGGGTCCGCGAAGACTTCCGGGAGCGGCTCGAGCGGCATCGAGATCGCGGCGGAGGACGTCCGTGAGGCCGCGCAACGGAGAGCCTTGCCCTACGACCGTGTGGGGGAGGAGCACTTCAACATCATCTCCGCGCTCCACAAGTGCATCCGAGGCAGCGATCCGGACGCGGGCTTGTACTGGCTCGCGCGGATGCTCGAGGCGGGGGAGGACCCGCTCTACGTGGCGAGGCGCCTGATCCGATTCGCGTCCGAGGACGTGGGGCTGGCCGATCCCGAGGCCCTGCGCCTGGCGGTCGCGGTGAAGGACGCGGTGCACTTCCTGGGCATGCCCGAGGGGAACACCGCGCTCGCGCAGCTGGTCGTGTATCTCGCGTTGGCCCCGAAGAGCAACTCCGTGTACCGGGCGTACGGCGCCGCGGCACGGGACGCGCTGGAGAAGCCCCCCTATCCCGTGCCGCTCTGGATCCGGAACGCCCCGACGCCGCTGATGAAGGGACTCGGTTACGGCAAAGGCTACGAATACGCGCACGATCACGAGGGCGCCATCGTGGGCCAGCGGTATCTGCCGGACGAGCTGGGAGACGCGCGGTACTGGGAAGGTGTCGCGAGAGGGGCGGAGAAGGAGCTGAAGGAGCGACTGGAGCGGATCCGGGAGGAGAAGGAGAAGAGGAGGGGAGGCGGGAAGGAGAACGAGAAGAAGTAACCGATGTCACCGGTCTGAGTTGTTGCCAATGTATCCGGTCTGGCCCCACTTTTTTCTTGACGTGTTTCGCGTCGTGAATCGATTTGACTGTTGTTCCTGCTGAGAACACCGCACTAGATCTCCTCCGGAGCCGCCAGGCGCACGATCGCCGATCTGTTTTGATGAAGACACTCCTACTGCTCCATCATCGTCACGCCGGCCTGCGCGGGGTTCTCAAAACCCCCGTGATATAAGGGAAGCACCCCGAACGGAACTCCTGGTCCGACGTCCAGGCAACGATGTCCCGCTCCCAAGAACAGGGGGTGCTCCATGCGCGACTACTCGTTGACCCATCTCCGTGACGACGTCC is a window from the Candidatus Eisenbacteria bacterium genome containing:
- a CDS encoding secondary thiamine-phosphate synthase enzyme YjbQ: MPGGTMTFSVSTRSRTEFVPLADRIRREASSLLAGSGVLHAYVPHTTAGICVNEGYDPDVVEDVGRVLDRLVPWKADYRHAEGNSAAHVKSILVGSSVTVPVRDGKLLLGRWQEIFFCEFDGPRERTLTLSFLPGAGTP
- a CDS encoding replication-associated recombination protein A gives rise to the protein MTDGDQPELFPDAEGAGAGSGPARTSSRGRRAARTPLPDRIRPRTLEEFEGSAELLGPGSLLGTAVREGVLPSLIFWGPPGSGKTTLARLIAQASGADFVAFSAVTSGVKEVREVIEQARTRRRATGAATLLFVDEIHRFNKAQQDAFLPHVEDGTIVLVGATTENPSFEVNNALLSRMKVIVLPMLEPSALARILRRALGDAERGLGGSGVGAPDDVLERIASISGGDARVALQTLEISAGLAAARGAGSAKTSGSGSSGIEIAAEDVREAAQRRALPYDRVGEEHFNIISALHKCIRGSDPDAGLYWLARMLEAGEDPLYVARRLIRFASEDVGLADPEALRLAVAVKDAVHFLGMPEGNTALAQLVVYLALAPKSNSVYRAYGAAARDALEKPPYPVPLWIRNAPTPLMKGLGYGKGYEYAHDHEGAIVGQRYLPDELGDARYWEGVARGAEKELKERLERIREEKEKRRGGGKENEKK